Within Anopheles nili chromosome 3, idAnoNiliSN_F5_01, whole genome shotgun sequence, the genomic segment TATAAACTTCTTCAAGCAATAGATGTACACACGATTCGTTGAGCACATGTGTTCGAAACATCAATGCGCGGTTGATAACCACAACGTCGTGCAaactgaataaaaaaataagaactTGGACGAGCACTTTACGGGCAAAATATATCAAAATTTTACACAAAAGTAACAAGAGAGCACGTCAGCGAAGAGATAACAACAAGCGCGaactgttttaaaaaaaaatggacgtATAACGCAAACTGAGTGCCGCTGTACACTGTTGTATAAACCAGTCAATAAATGGCGCTGCTCAAACGCTTcgagtaatgaaacatttcaaactcATGAAACATTAAATTCAAGCGTTCCAATTTTCGCTAAGTgtttcaagcgttttttaCAGCGTCATTTATGGGCTAGTTTTGAAAACTTTGTACAGAGGCACTCAATATCTGTTATACGGAGTGTATTTTCTGTAGTACAGTCTAAGCCTGACATTATCACCTCGTCGACCTGCGCTCCTATTACTATTGTGTAAAAGTTGGCTGTTTTGCCGGAAAAAGTTCACTCAGATTAATttcttgtttaatttatttctttcactGCGCATTTCGTTGAACATTTTGATCATGTTGAATTCGCCTAAATCTCGAGTACAGCTATTGATTGAATAATTCGCAATTATTTAATGAATTGTTGACAACTTTTTCGTGACACGTGTTCGTGAAGCACGTGCTGAAACTACTTTTGAAACGTGTTTTACTGAAATACATTGGATCCTTCAAGGCATAAGTTGTAACTATGCTTTATTGATGGCTCTCATTTGTTACATTAAACAGTTCGTAAAATAAGTAACGCAATGATACTTAAAGCTCTTGAACAGCTTAAAATAACATTCAAAACAGAACGAGACACAATGGgtaatgaaaacaataaagtATAGCTTTAAAACATGATTACAGTATGCTTGTTTTGACTCAGTATGCACACGGATAGTCTTTTGGAACATAATCACGTCCCAAAGAAGGCACACTTGCATTAATAACTTCATTGATCTTGATCGAGCCCCTAAACATCATTTCCCCAGTCGTACCACGTGTGAGCAAATTAGATAGAACGAATCATACGCAAATTACAGTCCCTTATCTATGGTAGCGTCATCGTTAACCCAAACGCCGATGCCAGACATACGCTCTGGGGAGCTCATGCATAGTCATTAAATGACTGTATTCGTTTTGAGCAAACCTAGCAAAACCGATCGAGCATACGCCTTGCAAGGAAACCATCAAGTTTGTATAAAACAGCGCGCTTCCTCATTTTCAAGATTCATTTCCAGCTTCAATTTCGGGCGGCAAGAAGTATTTATTTGTGGAAGGAAACATGATTGCCTGCAAGCGCAGCGTGTTATTTTTACTTGCAACATGTGCCTTATTAAAACTCTCGGAAGGCTTGGTAAGGATCGCCAGCAAAAGAGGCCAGTTTGTTCTTGTGAATTCGTCACTTACGAAGAGCAATTTTTTGCGCGGAATCTCACCTTTCCTTAGCGAGTCAACTTTACGATGTTTTCCAACTGCCAAGATGTGAAACTCCCGTACGATGAGATGCCGATATCGCTGGGAACGGTGAAGTACGATCGCGACAGTGAAGGAGTGTGCGATACGCTTCACGCTGAGTACGATGTCCGCGAAACATCCGACACCGTCGAGTGGGAGCTCATCCTTACGACCTACCAGTGTGAGCTGCAAAACGCGATCGTTTGTCTGGATAATCCCAAGGAGTACATCGAGCAAATGCACTGCGATCGGTTCCATTCCGATGAAACCGGACCGTggcatttcatttcaaactcAATGACTAATGGGGATCGCTGTGGAAGACGCACTGTAAGTGGCCAGGACAAAAAACATACTTTCACATCCCAAGCATGATCATCCTtctacaaacacacacacgctcatgGTTTCTTAACAGGGTCGCTTCAACCTGGACGCTGCCGTGTTGAAGATGAAGTACTTGGAGCAGTACATAGCGCAGGGCAAGGGAACCTATCGAATTCGGATGCTTTTCCACATTCCCGGCACCAACATGGATACGCTGAATGTGCGAGGATGTTGCGAGATGGATTTCGACGTGATCGATTGAGCTCTGGTATCCGTCCTATCGAACTGCGTAGCTTAGTGGCTGAAACTGTACACGTAACcacagcaaataaaacattcgagTATAATTTATTGGTAAAGGTTAAACAAACACTGTTATGTGAAATAAACTCCGCGAAAGGGGTTTTCCCGTGCCGAACCGAATATTTGAATTGAATATCACCGCGAGATTTGCTAAGCTCCATTTCCAACCATGTATTTGATTCTATATATTCAGGATAGTTTATAGTACATTTTATACGCTGCTTCGTAGAGTATGGTACTCGTTGTGACTAAGGTTCCGTTTCCGAATGCATCGGATcacaattcaatttttgaagATTCAAATACATTCCGAGGACTTATGGCCTTCTTGCGACAGACAGACAGatagacaaacaaacaaggtGGTGCGTTTACTACGGAAACATCAGGCATTGCGCGTTGCACATCGTGTGACCACATTTAGCTTATTGTCTTTTAATGACGAATTTTGACGGTTTCTCAGCGGCGACACACATGCGCACACGCGTACGTAGAAACTGTAAGGACGAACACATCTAGCATACCTGCAGATTTAGACAAATTGCCTAGCTGAGCCACGGTaaccaataaataaatttgatttattccttgatgattaaaataataatagcgCGTAAAAGAAACTATACAATAAGATCTTGTTCAACAAGCGATCGTCGATCAATTCAACCAGTTTAGTTTAAAATTTCCATCCATAGCTTtcggtgtctttttttcttcccccgtGCATCATCCGGTTCGTCGCAAAGACCGACATTTTTAATGTTCTTATATAGGAAGATTTCCAATTCGAAAAATGCCTGCTCGGGCACCTCGGGGCGATTGTGCGCGCCGAATGGACGAAAGAGTAGAGCAGAGCAAGTTGTGTTGTGACGAGTTTGTCCGAAAtctattcttctttttttgtttggcttcccGCAAGGACGCTCCAACGAGCAGTTTGTAGTTTTGTGATGCTATTGTACggcttctctcgctctctagcTTGTGTGTATCGTTTCCCCTCGAACCCCCAGGATCGACCATTGCGATCGTTATGAGCGGAACGCATTCCTATTGTACAACTGTTTAACATTTCCCTATTGCCTACACTATGAACAGGTAATCGGTTACTTCCGGCAGCGATATCAGCTAAAAGTGACCTGCGTTATATGTTGTGTTCGTCAATCTCGGTATGGAACTATTACACTATTTGGTACAGGTGTGGGGGCCAGATCCTTCAAAAACGAGATGGAAATCAGTCCGGAGCGCTGGTCGACCTCCCCCGCTTTACCAATTTAGCACTGAATATCCTAAGGATGTGTGAGACGGCGTACGCGAGCGCACGGGGTGTGCAGTACTTTTGCAACTGAAGCGTCAATACTTTATCCATACTGACCGTACGAAGGTCTTTAGGCTACTATATCATCATGTTTCTACTCTTTCATTCATCTTTCAGCATGTTCCGTCAGCGCCCCTTAGATGTACATTTCGTTTCGTAACTTGGCGGTAAGGCGTGGAGGGCCTAAAAGAAAAGAGGATCGTAAGCTGTTCCCGAGCGACAGATGCGCTTGTAtttcgcgtgtgtgtctgttctGGCGCATTTACCATCGTGTAGGAAGTTTTTACAAACGCTTTACAGCAACATGGAGTTGGGGTCTTCCAAGAATTGACGGAAGTACTGCAACCAGCGAGCACCAACTGCACCATCTACGGTGCGATGGTCACAGCTGAGTGTTACCGAGACGTAGTCACTTTCCTTGAAGCTGTCGGTGGGAGCAgggagaacgaaaaaagaaacagatcATTATTCCGCAAGCAGCTAATGCGCTAACAAAAAGCTGAAATTACCCCGCTTCCGAGTCCTTGTCAGGTACGAGACGCTTCTGAGTGCCACCGACGGCTAGGATACACGACTGCGGTGGATTGATGATGGCACAGAAATGGGTCACACCGAACATGCCAAGGTTTGACACGCTGAAAGTACCACCCTGGAACTCTTGCGGCTGCAGCTTGCCATCGCGCGCCTTTGCTGCCAGATTCTTCACGTCCTTGCTGATGTCGGCGATGCCTTTGCGATCGGCCGAAAACACGATCGGCGTGATCAGCCCACGGTCCGTCGATACGGCGACCGATACGTCGACGGCATCGAACTGCCGGATGACGGTGTCCATCCAGGCCGAGTTGGCTTCCGGC encodes:
- the LOC128723806 gene encoding uncharacterized protein LOC128723806, with product MIACKRSVLFLLATCALLKLSEGLRVNFTMFSNCQDVKLPYDEMPISLGTVKYDRDSEGVCDTLHAEYDVRETSDTVEWELILTTYQCELQNAIVCLDNPKEYIEQMHCDRFHSDETGPWHFISNSMTNGDRCGRRTGRFNLDAAVLKMKYLEQYIAQGKGTYRIRMLFHIPGTNMDTLNVRGCCEMDFDVID